One Phocaeicola dorei genomic region harbors:
- a CDS encoding metallophosphoesterase produces the protein MNYKFDGSRVFFTSDTHFNHTNIIRFCNRPFKDVAHMNETIIANWNSVVGPDDIIFHLGDFCLGGSAEWINVLNRLNGKIYLIAGNHDIKNLRQNYTKYFEQITMQMHIEVDKQKIYLNHCPFLCYGGAYSDTWQLFGHVHTSRHNTGKDVPRLKMLFPTQYDVGVDNNNFTPVSFAQVKMIIEKQIEQSKEGE, from the coding sequence ATGAATTATAAATTTGATGGAAGCAGGGTGTTCTTTACATCTGACACGCACTTTAACCATACCAATATCATCCGGTTCTGCAACAGGCCCTTCAAAGATGTAGCCCACATGAATGAAACGATAATAGCCAACTGGAACAGCGTGGTTGGCCCTGATGATATAATATTTCATTTGGGAGACTTTTGTTTGGGAGGTTCTGCCGAATGGATAAATGTACTAAATAGGTTGAATGGGAAAATATATCTTATAGCCGGCAATCACGATATAAAGAATCTCAGGCAGAATTATACGAAGTACTTTGAACAGATAACGATGCAGATGCATATTGAAGTTGATAAACAGAAAATTTATCTGAATCATTGTCCCTTCCTTTGTTATGGAGGAGCTTACAGTGATACATGGCAGCTTTTCGGGCATGTACATACCAGCAGGCATAACACCGGCAAGGATGTTCCGCGGTTGAAAATGCTTTTCCCGACTCAGTATGATGTAGGTGTAGATAACAATAATTTCACACCGGTATCATTTGCACAGGTAAAGATGATAATAGAAAAACAGATAGAACAATCAAAGGAAGGAGAATGA
- a CDS encoding transposase, with product MYICDIYQSSLKFYCQRFSNNATPIFTDQELLTVYLFCGAYQRYFQIKEIHTFTEEYLLSWFPNLPSYQTFNYRLNLMSEAISELVKHLITFFKPEDCDSMTSLIDSMPIITCAGKNKTGKVATEIATKGYCSTKNMYYFGLKLHALAFRREGTIPFPEMILLSSAEENDLTVLKREAADSLINRNIFADKIYSDFSYWGNKQQEQGTTMLTPVKAIKGEEPVITQREKAGRELFSTAVSKVRQPIEAFFNWLNEKTNIQRAMKVRSTSGLLVHTMGKIAIALIYLIF from the coding sequence ATGTACATCTGCGATATTTACCAGTCTTCACTGAAGTTTTACTGCCAGAGATTCAGTAATAATGCAACTCCTATCTTTACAGACCAGGAACTGCTTACCGTATATCTGTTTTGCGGAGCCTATCAGCGATACTTCCAAATCAAAGAGATACATACATTCACTGAAGAATATTTGCTCTCATGGTTCCCCAACCTACCTTCTTATCAGACATTCAACTATCGGTTAAACCTGATGAGTGAGGCCATTAGTGAACTTGTAAAGCATCTCATTACATTCTTTAAACCAGAGGATTGCGATTCTATGACATCACTTATTGACTCTATGCCTATTATTACCTGTGCAGGAAAGAATAAAACAGGAAAGGTAGCTACTGAAATTGCAACCAAAGGATACTGTTCTACAAAGAACATGTATTACTTCGGTCTCAAACTCCATGCTTTAGCCTTCCGCAGGGAAGGAACTATTCCATTCCCGGAAATGATTCTCTTATCATCGGCAGAAGAGAATGACCTGACAGTTCTTAAAAGAGAAGCCGCTGATAGCCTTATAAACAGAAACATCTTTGCCGATAAGATATACTCGGATTTTTCTTACTGGGGCAATAAGCAACAAGAACAAGGAACTACTATGCTAACTCCCGTGAAAGCAATAAAAGGAGAGGAACCAGTTATTACTCAAAGAGAGAAAGCTGGAAGAGAACTGTTCTCTACTGCTGTTTCAAAGGTCAGACAGCCTATAGAAGCGTTTTTCAACTGGCTGAATGAGAAAACAAATATTCAAAGAGCGATGAAAGTCAGATCAACATCTGGACTTTTAGTACATACGATGGGAAAAATTGCCATCGCACTCATTTATCTAATTTTTTAA